The Acidobacteriota bacterium genome contains the following window.
TGACGGCCGTTAACCCCGATGCGAAAAACGGCCGCGAAACCGAGATCAACATCGGCGGGGCAAAGATCGTGGCAGCGACCGCCCGCGTTCTGTCATCAAACGACATTCACGCCCGTAACAGTTTCGAAAGCCCGAACGCTCTGGTTCCAAGGAATGAGAATGTGACGGTCGGGGCTGGTGGACGCCTTGTTTACAAGTTTGCACCGGCGTCGGTGACGAGGTTGACGTTGACGATCGCGTAGTTAAATGAAACCCCTGGGATTTTGGGGGCCCCCCCCCGGGGGGGCAAGGGGGGGGGCCCGGGCCCCGTTTTGGCGGGGCCCCCCCCCACCCGGGGCCCGGGAGGGGGGGGGGGGCGGCGGCGGCCAGAAGTGTTTCCGCGGCCGCGGCGAAAAAAGGGCGGGCCCGGCTTTTTTTTTTTGAGAGCGCCCCCTAAAAACACCGGAAAAAAGAAAAGGGGGGGGCGGGGGGGGAGGGTTTTTTTTTCCCCGGGGGGGGGGGGGGAGTCCAGCCCCCCCGCCGGGGGGCGCGTCCCGCCGGGTGGTGGGGGGGGGGGGGGGGAGAAGAAGAAAGGTTCCGCCCCCCCCCCCCCTCCCCCGGGGGGGGGGGTTGGGGGGGAGAGTGACGCCCCCCCCGCCCGCCCCCCGAGAATACAAATTTAGCCCCCCGGGCGTTGGGGCTTTGGGGGGGGGGGGGAGGCGGAAAGGGGGGAGGGGGGGGGGGGGGGGGGGGAGGGGGGCGGGGGGGGGAGAGAAGGAAGGATAAAGAAATAGACATTAAAAATTAATGAGAAAACTAATAACCCTCGCTATTTGCTTCTTAGTGGGCATTCAATCCATAGTCGCTCAAACAGATGCGACTACGCCTCTTCATTTGTTGAAGCCGGACTATCCTATTCCATATGGCATTCCGAAAAATGAGGACGTTTCGGCTGTTTTGTCACGCGTATATACCTATTTGAACGGCGTCACGCCGCCTGCTTTTGCAAACGAAAAGACCGGCGAAATATTTACCGACGCGGCGAAGATCGATGCAAATACGATCTTGCAGAAAGGCGATTTCAGGATCGTTTCGTATGAATGGGGTGTAACCTATGCCGGAATGCTGCTTGCGAGCGAGGCGACGGGCGATCCGAGGTATAAGGATTACGTTGAGAAGCGGCTGAAATTCATCGGCGATGCGGCGGCTCAATTCAGAAAACCGGCGGATCATTATGAGGAATGGGAAGGCCGAATGCCGCTTCGAAATCTGATCAATCCGCGTACGCTCGATGACACCGGAGCGATGTCCGCGGCGATGATCAAAGCGATCCGCGGCGGCAGTACGGCGAACGTCCGTCCGGTCGTGGACAACGGCATCAAGCACATTATGACCGGCCAGCACCGCCTCGCGGACGGAACGTTGGCGCGTATGCGGCCGCAGCCGAACACGTTGTGGCTCGACGATATGTTCATGGGCGTTCCGGCGATCGCGCAGATGGGCAAACTGACCGGCGAGACGAAGTACTATGACGAAGCGTGCAAGCAGGTACTGCTCTTCGCTAAAAAGATGTTCAACAAGGAAAAGGGCGTTTATATGCACGGTTGGGTCGAGTCGATGGGCGAGCATCCAGAGTTTCGCTGGGCACGGGCGAACGGCTGGGCGTTCATGACCGAGGTCGAACTGCTCGAAGTTCTTCCGGAAGACCACCCGCAGCGTCCGCAGATCCTTCAGCTCTTGAAGGATCACGCAAAAGGCCTCGTTTCTTATCAATCGGGCAGCGGATTCTGGCATCAGCTTCTCGATCGCTCTGATTCATATCTCGAAACTTCGGCGACGGCAATTTATGCATATTCGCTTGCGCGTGCCGTGAATCGAGGCTGGATCGATGCAAAGGCTTATGCTCCGGCAACGCTTTTGGCCTGGAATGCGGTTTCGACCAAGGTAAACGCTCAGGGCCAGGTCGAGGGAACCTGCGTGGGAACCGGAATGGCATTCGACCCTGCATTTTACTATCACCGGCCGATCAGCAAGTTTGCCGCACACGGTTACGGACCGGTCTTATTGGCCGGGGCCGAGGTGTTGATGCTGTTAAAGAATAAGAAATTCGAGATCAACGATAGTTCGGTACAGCTGCTCGGGCAATAGATCGTCTATGATTCGCAAGGCATTTCTAATGAGTGTTGACCCCGACTCGCACGACGAATACGAGCGGCGCCATCGGCCTATTTGGCAGGAGCTTGAGGTTGTGCTGAGAGATCATGGCGTTCACAACTATTCGATCTTCCTCGATGCGGAAACAAGCCAGCTTTTTGGCTATGCCGAGATCGAATCGGAAGAGTTGTGGAACACGATCGCTGATACGGATGAATGTCACCGCTGGTGGGCATTCATGAAGGGCATCATGCCCTCGAACGCGGATAACAGCCCGATCTCGAGAGACTTGAAAGAAGTTTTCCATCTCGATTAACGATGAAAATTCCTGCCGCAGCGACCGTTGTTTGTTTACTGCTGATCGCAGCCTCAATACGTGCTCAAAGCGTACGGCTGATCCCGCGCGAGCTGGAAACTCGTATTGATGTCGAGGTTGGCGGCAAGCTTTTTACGTCATATCGCTGGGATGAAAAGATCCGACGGCCCGTTTTGTTTCCGCTAATGTCTGTCGGCGGCGGCTATATCACTCGCGGTTTTCCCGTCGAGACGCGTGACGGAGAGACGATCGGGCATCCGCATCAGGTTGGGGTTTCCTTCAGCTACGGTAACGTGAACGGGATCGACTTCTGGAATAATTCGCCATTTCGTACCGAAAAAGAACTCGAACATATGGGCCGGATCGTCCAGAAAAAGATCCTTGAGATGAAAAGCGGCATCGGGAGCGGCGAACTGACCACCACATCGGCATGGATCCATCCGAACGGTACAACCCTGCTGCTTGAGACGACGAAATATACATTTCATGCAAAAGGAAACCAGCGGTGGATCGATCGCGAAACGGTTTTGACTGCCAACGACCAAGACGTCGTTTTCGGAGATAGTAAGGAAGGCGTCTTCGCGATCCATCTGGCAACTGAACTAGAACAAGCAGGTCAACTTCCGGTCAAGGTCACGTCCGCCGGTGGTGTGATCTCGGATGAAACAAACAGCACACGGTTTACTGGGAAGTATTTCAACAGCGAAGGCGTAACGGGCGATAAGATTTGGGGGACAACGGGCAAATGGGCGGCAGTGACGGGAAAGGTTGGAATGGAAGACGTTACGGTCGCGGTTTTGACTCGCCGAAGAATCACAATTTCCCCTCGTATATGATGGTTCGAGGCTATGGCCTGCTGGCGGTTAACCCATTTGGGCAGAAACAGTTTGAGCCAAACAAGGAAGAGCGGCGATTTACACTCGCGGCAAAGCGGTCGATCACATTTTGGCATCGGCTGGTGATATTGCCGCAAAAGGCCTCGAAGGAAGCGGTGGAGAAGGAATTTCAGGCATTTATCAAATAAATATCGGAGTCGCGAGATGAGATCAGTACTTTGTGCGGCGATGGCCGCGTTGTTTTTCGTTCAATTTACACATGCCCAGCAGCCGTCAGAGATATCGGTTTCGCTGAAAACGCCTGACGGCAAATACGTCGGGCAAGTTGCGGGCGGAGGTCTCGATGTTTCTTCTGCAGCCGTTACAGCCAAGCAGACATTCGGATTGATCGACCTCAATGGCGGTAAGATCGCGGACGGCGATAAGGTTAAGCTCCGTATGGACGCTTCGCAATGGCACGAGGACAAAGAAAAGTCGGTTATCCACCGAGTACCGATCAAAGGCGCGAAGGAAGAGGAATGTCAGTTCAAACTGCACATTAAGGACAAGTTGATCTATTTCGAAACGCCGACCGGGAAATTCGTAAAGGTTGAGAATAATGCAGTTGTCGCAGTGGCGGAAGTGAAAAGTGCGACAATGTTCGACATTCAAACTGTGGCTCCCGCGGTCGAAGCGACTGGATATCCTGTCGCACTCGCGTTTGCCGGCGGCAACCACATTGGAATGGTCCCTAACGGCGGGCTTGATGCAGTCGCAAAAGAGATCACCGCAAACCAGATATTCCAGTTGGTCGACATCAATGGCGGAAATCTCGCAAGCGGCGATATGGTGAAGTTAGTTTTCGGCCAGTCACAGGTTAGGGAGGACAAAGAAGCTAACAAGATCCACCGGGTTCCGATCAAAGGGGCGAAGGAAGATGAATGCGTGTTCAAACTCATTCTCGTTGGTAACAAGATCAGACTTCAGGCTCCATCGGGCAAATTTGTTGTCGTGGCCGCTGATGGAAAATCTCTGACGACGACTGATAAAAAAGACGACACGAGCCTTTTAACGGCGATCCCGAACCCGACACCGGTTGTAAAATTATAATATGTTTAGAAATCGAATCCTTTTCTTACTGATCCTGGTCGTTCTTCTTGCGGGAATCGCCGTGCCGCAAACCGTCTCCGAACTTCGCAAAGGTTTTGAAACGCCGCCCGCTGATGCTCGGATCATGATGCGTTGGTGGTGGTTTGGCCCAGCCGTTACCAAGGCTGAACTCGAACGTGAGCTTCGGGTCATGAAAGACGGCGGGATCGGCGGCGTTGAGGTGCAGCCAGTTTATCCGCTTTTGCCGGACGATCCGAAGACAGGATTCAAGAATCTGCCATATCTTTCTGACGAATTTCTGGAAATGCTCCGGTTTGCATCGCTGAAAGCCAAAGAACTAGGAATGCGCTTCGACTTGACGCTCGGGAGTGGGTGGTCGTTTGGCGGAGCAAAAACACCGATCACTGAGGCCGCCGGGCAACTGCGCGTCGAACGCATCAAAGTCGAAGCCGGAGCAAAACGAATACCCGTTCCATCGACCATTCCCGCCGAGAAACTTATGGCGGTCTTCCTGTCGGCCAAGGGCGGGAACACGGTTGTCGAAGGAGATCTGAAGGAACTGACCGACCTGCGGGAAGGGAACGTATTTCTACCGTCGCCCGGCGTAGCTGGATCAGAGATCCTGTTTTTTATTTCCGGCAAGAGCGGTATGCAGGTCAAAAGGCCATCCTTCGGTGCTGAAGGCTACGTCCTAAATCATCTCGATAAGCCGTCTGTCGACAACTACTTAAAGGAAACCGGTGATCGCCTTTTCACTGCTTTTAATAAAAGCGATGTCCCTTATTCGGTATTTTGCGACAGCCTCGAGGTTTACAACCAGGATTGGACGGACGATTTCCTCGCCGAATTTGAAAAGCGCCGCGGCTATGACCTAAAGCCACATCTTCCCGCCCTCGTTGCCGAAACCGGTCCGAAAACTGCTGAAATCAGATACGATTGGGGCCGCACGATAACTGAGCTGTTCAATGACCGGTTCATGATCCCGATGCAGGCTTGGTCGAAGGCGAACGGAACGAAGTTTCGAATTCAAGGCTACGGCCTGCCGCCGGCGGCGATCTCGAGCAATCAGTGGGCCGATATCTCCGACGGTGAAGGTGCTCAATGGAAGGTCGTGCGAGCTGCTCGGTGGGCCTCGTCGGCGAACCATATTTACGGCCGCAACGTGACCTCGTCGGAAACGTGGACGTGGCTCAATTCGCCGGTGTTTCGAGCAACGCCGCTGGACCTTAAAGCCGAAGCAGATATTCATTTTCTGCAGGGGATCAACCAGTTGATAGGCCACGGCTGGGGATATACGCCGCCTGGCGTAGAGTATCCGGGATGGCGATTTTATGCCGCCGGCGCGTATTCTGAGCAAAATCCATGGTGGATCGTGATGCCGGATCTTGCCACCTATCTACAGCGAATGAGCTACGTAATGCGGCAGGGAACCCCGCAAAACGACATCGCCCTTTATCTGCCAAATGCCGATGCTTACGCTCATTTTACAGCGGGCAAAGTTCACTTGATAGACGTCGAACGCGAGATGGTCGGGGAAAAGGTTATGCCGGCGATCTTTGAGGCGGGGTACAATCTCGACTTTTTCGATGATGAAATGCTAAGAACTGTCGGCAAGTCCGAAAAAGGAGATCTCATTCTTGGATCGAGCAAACACCGCGTCGTCGTGCTTCCTGGTATCGAGCGAATGCCGCTCGAATCGCTGCGAAAGCTTGATGCATTTGTCACAGGCGGCGGCAAACTGGTCGCGACACGCCGTCTGCCTGACAAGGTTCCGGGCGTTAAGGCGACAGCCGCCGAACAATCCGAGTTCAAGTCTATCGCCGAACGCCTTTTTGGCGGAAATAGCGCCTCGGTCAAGTTTGTCGAAAAGGATGAAGAGATCGGAACCGCTCTCAAGGCCCTGCTTCAGCCTGATGCCGAGATCACGCCGGCGAGCAGTGATTTTGGAACGGTACACCGCAAGGCGGGCGATTTAGATATATATTTCGTAGCGAATACATCAAATCAGAAAAAGAAAGTCCAGGTAAAATTCCGGGTCGGCGGTGGCCAGCCAGAGGTTTGGGACGCATTGAAAGGACAGGCTTACGCGGCGGATATTGTCAGCCAAACTGGGAATACAACGACAATTAACCTGGAGTTCGAACCCTATGGATCAACGGTAGTAGTTTTCTCAAAGAGCAAAGCGAACCTCGGCAAGTTGCCTGTTTTTGCGGCATCGGACGCGGAGATAGACATCAGCTCGGACTGGAATGTTTCCTACGGCGGACAACCTCCGGCAAAGATCACCTCGTTACGCTCGTGGGCTGACGATGAGGCGACACGCTATTTCTCGGGAACAGCGGCTTATGAAAAGTCGATTCAATTGCCGGCCGGCTTTTTGAAAAATGGCAATTCCGCCATTTTGGATTTTGGCGAGGGAAAAGCTATCGACGTCGTCGTCCAGCGAAACGGAATGCGGACATTTTACGATCCGCCGATCCGCGAAGCTGCCGAGATATTCGTGAATGGACAGAAGGCCGGCTCGCTTTGGTGCCCGCCGTACAAGGTCGATGTTACCCGACTAATGAAAACGGGAACAAATTCCATCAGGGTCGTGGTCGGTAACACTGCCTTAAATTACATGTCCGGCCGCAAGCTGCCCGACTATAAGCTTCTAAATCTGCGGTTTGGTGAACGGTTTCAGCCGCAGGAAATGGAAAAGATCCAACCGCTGCCTTCGGGGTTGACGGGCAGCGTAAAGCTCACCTCGGCCCGCTAGGTTATTACGGTTTAGACTCTCCTGAATTTCCGAAACTTCCGCGGATTGGTTTTACCAATCCGCTAGTTTTGAGCCGCGATCGCCAACATTCCACAGGCGAGCATCTCACCGCTCCTTCGCAATTTCGTCGTGATCGACGGCGATTTTCCCCAATTTAAGTGGATATTTTGGTATTTATTTTACTTTCCGGCAGTTTTCTATAGACACGCGAGTCAAATGGTGTTACTTTACCAATCAAATCAAGCGGGAATTAGATATCTTACCAATTTGAGATGGGCAAATGCTGTAATTTGTAGCACAGCCGGACATCTTTCCAATGTCGTGAGGTTAACCGCTTATCGACGAACCGCCCGATGATCGATCGGGCTAGGAAATTTTAACGACCAGCGGAACAGAATTGCTCTCATAATTAGTTGGTTAAACCAATTTTTTACGACGCCAAGGTGCTGATCCCGACGGTTTTTGATTTGCAGTTTTTGTTGAACGGTCCGAGCGGATTTTCCAAAGAACCTACCGCCAGGCCCGTTCGAGCGATGTAAGGAGAAAAGAGATGAGCTTAAGAATTTTCAAAATGTCCCGTATTTTCATGGTGTTGATCGTGTTATCGGCATGCATGCAGATGATCGCGGCACAGGAAACCCGAGGTACGATCAGAGGCGTCGTCACTGATCCGAATGGTCAGTCGATCCCTAACGCCAGCGTAACAGTTATCGACCCGTCACGAGGCGGCAGAAAGGCTCTGACGACAAACGGCGAGGGGTTTTACCAGGCTACTTACCTGGTGCCTGGATCCTATCAGATCGTTGTCGAGGCACCTGGCTTTAAGAAATCGATCCGCGATAACGTTATGCTGCAGATCGGCGGAGCGGTTCAGGCCGATGTAAAGCTTGAGGTCGGCGGAGCTCAGGAAACTGTCACCGTCACAAGCGAAGTACCACCGCTCAATACGGAGACAGCATCGCTCGGCCAGGTCGTTGATGGCCGTCGGATCGAGGAACTTCCGCTTGTCCACGGTGACCCATATACGCTCATCGGCCTTTCCTCCGGCGTTACATACACCGGTTCGGCTAGGCTTGACCGTCCGTTCGAACCGACCCATATTATCGGTTTTGCGATCGACGGAACGCGCGGTAACCGCAGCGACCTGACGATCGACGGAGCTCCGAGCACCGCGACGGCCAATGCGAACGAAGTCATAGCGACCTACGTTCCGCCGTCGGACATTGTACAGGAATTCAAGGTTCAGACGGCGACGTTCGATTCGCAGTTTGGTAACACTGAGGGCGGCGTCACCAGTATAAGTATCAAGTCAGGCCAGAACGCTCTTCACGGTTCGGCTTACTACTTTGCAGAGCCTGGAACATGGGCGGCAAACGATTTCTTCGGTAACTCCCGCGGCCAAGCCCGGCCGGATTCAAAGTCGGATCGATTTGGCGGTTACATTAGCGGCCCTGTCATGATCCCGTGGCTGTACAACGGCAAAGACAAAACGTTCTTCCTCTTCGGCTACGAGGGCATCCGCGATTCACGTCCGAGATTTGATGCGGGTGCGGGCTCGTTCGTGCCGACACAGGCGATCGCCAATGGCGATTTTTCAGCCTATCTACCCACGTCCGGTTGTACCGCGACCTCATCTACGATCTGTATTTTTGATCCGACAACACGCATAGCGACCGGATCAACGTTTACGGGCACTGCATTTGCCGGCAACATTATTCCGGCCGCTCGGATCGACCCTGTCGCAAAGGCGGTCCTGACATACTTCGCGAAACCGAAAACCTCAGGCCTGGTCGGAAATATCTTCGACTCGACCCTTTCGGAAGTCACAAAACCTTACGACAACTACACGTTCCGAATCGATCAGAACATAGGAAATAAAAATCACCTGTTCGTTCGCGGCAGTTACTATGACCGGGTCAGTATCTACAACGACTACACCGGCACGGCATATACGGGAGTTAACTTCCTCTTCAAAGCCCGCCAGGCAGTTGTTGACGATGTTCACACTTTTAACTCAACGACATTTTTGAATGTTAGATACGGCTATAATCGCTTTATTCGCGGCCAGGATCAAGAGCCCGATGCACAGGGATTCGATTTGACTAACCTGTGGAGCGGAGCCGCAGGAACTGCTTACAATGGTTTGGTCGGCGAGGCCGTTCGCCGATTCCCTCGGTTTGATTTCTCGGGCGGCCCTTTGGGCAATGGTATGTCGAATGAATTTCGCCCGGTTGATACTCATTCCCAGAGCATTATTCTGAACAAGACGTTTGCCAAGCACTCGCTGAAATTTGGCGGCGAGCTTAGAACATACATCGAAAACGATTCATTTTCGAGTAACGACCAGACCGGTCAGTTCATCTTCGACAACACATACACACGCGCCAGCAGTGCAGCAAGTACAGACGTCAATGGCCTTCAGGGCTTGGCCTCTTTCCTTCTTGGACTGCCGAGCACGCAGCAGATCGTTCGTCGGGCAGACTATGCTGAGTATTCCAAGACCTACGGCATCTTCGTCCAGGATGACTGGAAGGTCGGCCAGAATCTGACGCTTAACCTTGGACTTCGCTGGGAAGTCGAAACCCCGCTTGTCGAAAAGCAAAATAAGAGTGTATCTGGATTTGACGCAACTTATGTTCAGCCCGCACAGGCGGCGGCACGCGCCAGGTTAGTGACCAATCCGGTCACCGGTTACACCGGAACGAATATTGACCCGAATACCTTTAACGTCATGGGCGGTTTGTTATTCGCAGGTAAGGATACCGGCAATGGCCTTTACGAGACCCCGAAGAATACGTTCCTGCCGCGTTTTGGAGCGACCTATAAGCTCGGTGACAAGACAGTTCTGCGTGGCGGCTTCGGCCTATTCGCCGGATTTCTCGGCGAACGTCGTGGCGACGTGATCCAGCCTGGGTATACGAGAACGACGACGCGTCCGCTGACAACCCTCGCTAGCGGTGCCCCGATCCCGTTCTCGATGTCGACATTCCCGACGGCGATAACGATCCTGGAGCCCGTTGGAAATGCTCAGGGACGCCAGACAGGACTCGGTACCGGAATTTCATTCTTTAACCAGAATCCGAAGGTTTCCAAGCAGGCCAGATTCCAGTTTGGTATTCAGCGTGACCTTGGCATGGGCTGGGTGGCTGAAGCGGTCTATGTCGGCAACTACGGCTACGATATTGAGATCTCACGAAATATTAATGCTTTGCCCAATCAATACCTGAACGCCGAGAATTCGCGTTCGGCGACGATGACGGCAAATAGCACGCTTCTTGGCCAGGCGGTTGCGAACCCTTTCCAGGGCCTCGCGGATTTCGTCGGGACGAGCTTTGCAAACGCGACGATCGCGAGATCGCAGCTTCTGCGTCCGTTCCCGAATTTCGGTGATATCACGACATCGGTCAATGATGGCAAATCTTGGTACCACTCGGCACAGTTCAATCTCAATAAGCGTTTTGCTCAGGGTTACACCATCGGAGCGGCTTATACATGGTCGAAATGGCTGCAGGCAACTGAGTTCTTAAATGCGGGTGATGCTAAGCCGACGAAGATGATCTCGGATCAGGATTCGCCGCACCGCCTGTCGTTGAGCGGCATCTATGAACTGCCGTTTGGCAAAGGCAAGATGCTTTTCTCGGATGCTAACAGTGTTGTCGACCGCATAATTAACGGTTGGCAGCTTCAGGGAGTGTTCACCTATCAGGTTGGATTCCCGATCGCATTTGGCACCGACCTGTTCTACATTGGCGGCAAAATAGCGTTGCCAAAGAGTGATCGGACGACGGCAAGATGGTTCAATACCGCTGCTTTCATTAACGTAAAGGACGGCGGAACGACTACGACGGCGGCTCCGGTAAGCCATCTTCGGACGCTTCCGACCCGCTTTGCTGATGTTCGGCGTGACAACATTAACAACGTTGACCTTTCGCTGATCAAAAACACGGCGATCAACGAGAGGATGCGTATCCAGTTCCGTCTCGAGTTCACGAACGCATTTAACGAGGCGTATTTCCCGGCCCCGGCGGTTGGCCCGACTGCCTCCACGTTTGGAACTATCGCCCCGTCTAACCAGGATAACTACGCCCGACGTGCACAGGTCGGCATCAAGTTCTTGTTCTAAATTGGCAGGAACAATTAAGTGGCCAGGCAGCTGTACTCCAGTTGCCTGGCCGCTTTATGCGTCGACGGAAAGTATAAAATGGAACTGCGGCTGCTGAGGTAATCGTTTGATATGCCCTGGGTAGAGGAGAGCGACGGCGAGTACAGTACCGGATCGAGAGCCAGATCTTTTCGACAAAATCAAGAAAGTTTTCGCGAAATGAAGAAAAAAGCAGGGATTTTTCTAGACACAGTATTAACAAGATGTTATTATCCTCAATAATTTCAGTTTGAAACTCACGGATTATT
Protein-coding sequences here:
- a CDS encoding PmoA family protein — encoded protein: MKIPAAATVVCLLLIAASIRAQSVRLIPRELETRIDVEVGGKLFTSYRWDEKIRRPVLFPLMSVGGGYITRGFPVETRDGETIGHPHQVGVSFSYGNVNGIDFWNNSPFRTEKELEHMGRIVQKKILEMKSGIGSGELTTTSAWIHPNGTTLLLETTKYTFHAKGNQRWIDRETVLTANDQDVVFGDSKEGVFAIHLATELEQAGQLPVKVTSAGGVISDETNSTRFTGKYFNSEGVTGDKIWGTTGKWAAVTGKVGMEDVTVAVLTRRRITISPRI
- a CDS encoding TonB-dependent receptor; translation: MSLRIFKMSRIFMVLIVLSACMQMIAAQETRGTIRGVVTDPNGQSIPNASVTVIDPSRGGRKALTTNGEGFYQATYLVPGSYQIVVEAPGFKKSIRDNVMLQIGGAVQADVKLEVGGAQETVTVTSEVPPLNTETASLGQVVDGRRIEELPLVHGDPYTLIGLSSGVTYTGSARLDRPFEPTHIIGFAIDGTRGNRSDLTIDGAPSTATANANEVIATYVPPSDIVQEFKVQTATFDSQFGNTEGGVTSISIKSGQNALHGSAYYFAEPGTWAANDFFGNSRGQARPDSKSDRFGGYISGPVMIPWLYNGKDKTFFLFGYEGIRDSRPRFDAGAGSFVPTQAIANGDFSAYLPTSGCTATSSTICIFDPTTRIATGSTFTGTAFAGNIIPAARIDPVAKAVLTYFAKPKTSGLVGNIFDSTLSEVTKPYDNYTFRIDQNIGNKNHLFVRGSYYDRVSIYNDYTGTAYTGVNFLFKARQAVVDDVHTFNSTTFLNVRYGYNRFIRGQDQEPDAQGFDLTNLWSGAAGTAYNGLVGEAVRRFPRFDFSGGPLGNGMSNEFRPVDTHSQSIILNKTFAKHSLKFGGELRTYIENDSFSSNDQTGQFIFDNTYTRASSAASTDVNGLQGLASFLLGLPSTQQIVRRADYAEYSKTYGIFVQDDWKVGQNLTLNLGLRWEVETPLVEKQNKSVSGFDATYVQPAQAAARARLVTNPVTGYTGTNIDPNTFNVMGGLLFAGKDTGNGLYETPKNTFLPRFGATYKLGDKTVLRGGFGLFAGFLGERRGDVIQPGYTRTTTRPLTTLASGAPIPFSMSTFPTAITILEPVGNAQGRQTGLGTGISFFNQNPKVSKQARFQFGIQRDLGMGWVAEAVYVGNYGYDIEISRNINALPNQYLNAENSRSATMTANSTLLGQAVANPFQGLADFVGTSFANATIARSQLLRPFPNFGDITTSVNDGKSWYHSAQFNLNKRFAQGYTIGAAYTWSKWLQATEFLNAGDAKPTKMISDQDSPHRLSLSGIYELPFGKGKMLFSDANSVVDRIINGWQLQGVFTYQVGFPIAFGTDLFYIGGKIALPKSDRTTARWFNTAAFINVKDGGTTTTAAPVSHLRTLPTRFADVRRDNINNVDLSLIKNTAINERMRIQFRLEFTNAFNEAYFPAPAVGPTASTFGTIAPSNQDNYARRAQVGIKFLF
- a CDS encoding glycoside hydrolase family 88 protein, coding for MRKLITLAICFLVGIQSIVAQTDATTPLHLLKPDYPIPYGIPKNEDVSAVLSRVYTYLNGVTPPAFANEKTGEIFTDAAKIDANTILQKGDFRIVSYEWGVTYAGMLLASEATGDPRYKDYVEKRLKFIGDAAAQFRKPADHYEEWEGRMPLRNLINPRTLDDTGAMSAAMIKAIRGGSTANVRPVVDNGIKHIMTGQHRLADGTLARMRPQPNTLWLDDMFMGVPAIAQMGKLTGETKYYDEACKQVLLFAKKMFNKEKGVYMHGWVESMGEHPEFRWARANGWAFMTEVELLEVLPEDHPQRPQILQLLKDHAKGLVSYQSGSGFWHQLLDRSDSYLETSATAIYAYSLARAVNRGWIDAKAYAPATLLAWNAVSTKVNAQGQVEGTCVGTGMAFDPAFYYHRPISKFAAHGYGPVLLAGAEVLMLLKNKKFEINDSSVQLLGQ
- the rhaM gene encoding L-rhamnose mutarotase — protein: MIRKAFLMSVDPDSHDEYERRHRPIWQELEVVLRDHGVHNYSIFLDAETSQLFGYAEIESEELWNTIADTDECHRWWAFMKGIMPSNADNSPISRDLKEVFHLD
- a CDS encoding glycoside hydrolase codes for the protein MFRNRILFLLILVVLLAGIAVPQTVSELRKGFETPPADARIMMRWWWFGPAVTKAELERELRVMKDGGIGGVEVQPVYPLLPDDPKTGFKNLPYLSDEFLEMLRFASLKAKELGMRFDLTLGSGWSFGGAKTPITEAAGQLRVERIKVEAGAKRIPVPSTIPAEKLMAVFLSAKGGNTVVEGDLKELTDLREGNVFLPSPGVAGSEILFFISGKSGMQVKRPSFGAEGYVLNHLDKPSVDNYLKETGDRLFTAFNKSDVPYSVFCDSLEVYNQDWTDDFLAEFEKRRGYDLKPHLPALVAETGPKTAEIRYDWGRTITELFNDRFMIPMQAWSKANGTKFRIQGYGLPPAAISSNQWADISDGEGAQWKVVRAARWASSANHIYGRNVTSSETWTWLNSPVFRATPLDLKAEADIHFLQGINQLIGHGWGYTPPGVEYPGWRFYAAGAYSEQNPWWIVMPDLATYLQRMSYVMRQGTPQNDIALYLPNADAYAHFTAGKVHLIDVEREMVGEKVMPAIFEAGYNLDFFDDEMLRTVGKSEKGDLILGSSKHRVVVLPGIERMPLESLRKLDAFVTGGGKLVATRRLPDKVPGVKATAAEQSEFKSIAERLFGGNSASVKFVEKDEEIGTALKALLQPDAEITPASSDFGTVHRKAGDLDIYFVANTSNQKKKVQVKFRVGGGQPEVWDALKGQAYAADIVSQTGNTTTINLEFEPYGSTVVVFSKSKANLGKLPVFAASDAEIDISSDWNVSYGGQPPAKITSLRSWADDEATRYFSGTAAYEKSIQLPAGFLKNGNSAILDFGEGKAIDVVVQRNGMRTFYDPPIREAAEIFVNGQKAGSLWCPPYKVDVTRLMKTGTNSIRVVVGNTALNYMSGRKLPDYKLLNLRFGERFQPQEMEKIQPLPSGLTGSVKLTSAR